From the genome of Labedella gwakjiensis:
GCCACGGCACGACAGGATCTCACGACGGCGTACAACACGGCCGCCGGACTCTCCCCGAACCGCATCGGGCTCGGCAACCTCGGTGGACAGTCGCTCGTCCCCGGCGTGTACTCCGGCGTCAATCTGTCCCTGACGGGAACCCTGACCCTCGAGGGCGGCGCCGACTCCGTGTGGGTCTTCCAGTCGGACGAGACGCTCATCACCTCGACTGCCAGCAACATCGTCTTCAACGGCGACGCGAGCTCGTGCAACGTCTTCTGGAAGGTCGGCAGCTCGGCGACGCTCGGCACCGACTCGGACTTCGTCGGAACGATCCTCGCCGATCAGTCGATCTCGGTCACCACCGGGGCGGACATCGACGGCCGGCTCCTCGCCCGCGTCGGCGCGGTGACGCTGCAGAGCAACGACATCGTCATCCCGGACGAGTGCGGAGAGGACGGCGAGGTCGGCACGAGCCCGAGCCCGACCGTCGGCGACGACACCCCGCCGGACGGCACGGTGGGTACCCCCTACGAGTTCACGGTCCCGGCAGACGGTGAACCGACCCCCACCGTCGTCGTCTCCGACGGGACCCTCCCGCCCGGCCTCGTCCTCGACGAAGACGGCACGATCTCCGGCACCCCCACCACCCCGGGCGACTACACCTTCGAGGTGATCGTCTCGAACGGCGAGGAGCCGGACGTCACGGTCGA
Proteins encoded in this window:
- a CDS encoding ice-binding family protein is translated as MPTTTTTRSLRLTAALGIAAIGLALVPAASANAATTIDGPIGLGTAASYGVLGSSTITNTGPTTVGGDVGLSPGSAVTGFTGPPTGGSYTGALNVANEAAATARQDLTTAYNTAAGLSPNRIGLGNLGGQSLVPGVYSGVNLSLTGTLTLEGGADSVWVFQSDETLITSTASNIVFNGDASSCNVFWKVGSSATLGTDSDFVGTILADQSISVTTGADIDGRLLARVGAVTLQSNDIVIPDECGEDGEVGTSPSPTVGDDTPPDGTVGTPYEFTVPADGEPTPTVVVSDGTLPPGLVLDEDGTISGTPTTPGDYTFEVIVSNGEEPDVTVEYEISIVPVAESPSPSPSPSTPGTPGTPGTPGDGTGGPGDGSDNPGDGLAYSGAHPGMTGMAIWAAALTALGALALTLRFRMRREQGRA